A window of Sphingomonas astaxanthinifaciens DSM 22298 genomic DNA:
AAGGAGGAGATCTTCGGACCCGTCCTCCAGATGGTGCGCGCCAAGGATTTCGAGGAAGCGGTCCGGCTGCCGAGCGAGCATGACTATGGCAACGGCGTCGCCATCTTCACCCGCAACGGCCATGCCGCGCGCGAGTTCGTGAGCCGGGTCAATGTCGGCATGGTCGGAGTCAACGTGCCGATCCCCGTGCCGGTCAGCTACCACAGCTTCGGCGGGTGGAAGCGCTCGGGCTTCGGCGACATCGGGCAATATGGGCAGGAGGGCCTGCGTTTCTGGACCAAGACCAAGGTGGTCACCCAGCGCTGGCCCGACGGCGCGGCGGGCGGCGACGGCGCCAACGCCTTCATCATTCCGACGATGGGCTGAGGCTTGGCCGGCAGCCAGGATCTCACCGGTCGCTGGACCGGCGTCTATCTCTACGAGAGCGGCCTTGGCGAGCCGGTCAACTTCCTCTGCGATCTCGAGGACGAGGCCGGTGCGCTGACCGGCGAGATCAGCGAGCGCGTCTCGCTGTTCGAGGCGGACGAGCAATTGTCGGCTTTCGTCCTCGGCCAGCGCTCGGGCAGCAACGTCAGCTTCGCCAAGACCTATGACGGGGCGGGAAGCTTTGCCCATCGCGTCGATTATGCCGGCCAGGTCAATGAGTCGGGCACCCTGATCTCGGGCTACTGGGACATCGAGGGCGAAGGCGGCACCTTCTCGATGCGCCGGCCCGAAAGCCTAGCCCGCGCGGTCGAGGTGGAGGAAGAGGTCGGGCTCGACCTGCCCGGCGCGACCGGGGAGCAGCGGCCATGACGCGCGTGCATCTCGGGTCGGTGACCTACCTCTGCCGCGACTATGACGAGGCGATCGCCTGGTTCGCCAGTGCACTCGGCTGGGAGGTGACCGCCGACCAGGCGATGGGCGGGACCAAGCGCTGGGTCGTGATAAGCCCGCCGGGCGGCGGCACGGGCCTGAGGCTCGCACGCGCCGACAGCGACGAGCAGCGCGCCGCGGTGGGCAAGTCCGCCGGAGGCATGGTCGGGTTCATCGCCTTCACCGAGGATTTCGCCGCCGCCGCGGCAAGGATGCGCGCGGCCGGGGTCGTCTTTCTCGAGGCGCCGCGCGACGAGTCCTATGGCATTGTCGCGGTGTTCGAGGACCTTCACGGCAACCGCTGGGACCTGATCGAGCCACGATGACCCGCCAACGCACCCACGGCACCTCGCCCTATGAAGCGGCCTATGGCTTCTCCCGCGCGATCCGGGCCGGGGACCGGATCCTGGTCTCGGGCACGGCGCCGGTCGAGGCGGACGGATCCTCGACCCCCGGCGATGCCGCGGCGCAGGCCCGGCGCTGCTTCGCCATCATCCTCAAGGCGATCGAGGAGCTAGGCGGCTCGGCAGCGGACGTCGTGCGGACGCGGATGTTCATCGTCGATTCCACCGATGCCGACGCGATCGGCGCGGTTCATGGCGAGGTTTTCGCCGAGGTCCGTCCGGCCGCGACCATGGTGGTCGTAACGGCCCTGCTGCGCGACGAGTGGCGGGTCGAAATCGAAGCGGAGGCGTTGGTCCATGATGCGTAATCTCACCCTGGTGGCTGCCGCCACCGCCCTCGCCGCCTGTCAGCCCGCCGCTGACCAGGCCCCGGCCAACGCGGCCGCCACCAATGACGCGGCGCTCGCCAATGACGCCGCCCAGCCCGCCGCCAATCAGCCGGTCGAGGCCAACGGCACCAACGTCGCGGAGCCCGCGACCAATGCGGTCGCGTCTGCCAAGCCCACCAACATTC
This region includes:
- a CDS encoding VOC family protein; the encoded protein is MTRVHLGSVTYLCRDYDEAIAWFASALGWEVTADQAMGGTKRWVVISPPGGGTGLRLARADSDEQRAAVGKSAGGMVGFIAFTEDFAAAAARMRAAGVVFLEAPRDESYGIVAVFEDLHGNRWDLIEPR
- a CDS encoding RidA family protein, with protein sequence MTRQRTHGTSPYEAAYGFSRAIRAGDRILVSGTAPVEADGSSTPGDAAAQARRCFAIILKAIEELGGSAADVVRTRMFIVDSTDADAIGAVHGEVFAEVRPAATMVVVTALLRDEWRVEIEAEALVHDA